A region from the Hevea brasiliensis isolate MT/VB/25A 57/8 unplaced genomic scaffold, ASM3005281v1 Scaf172, whole genome shotgun sequence genome encodes:
- the LOC131176575 gene encoding putative disease resistance protein RGA3, whose protein sequence is MAEVAFNIAEQVITKLGSVAFQEIELISGAKDDLKKLENSLTTIKAVLIDAEEKQEKSLAVKSWLRRLQDIVYEADELVDEVATNDLQRMVQAQSQGKVVTQVCNFFSSSNQIWFRSKLAHRVRDIRQKLNEVENEISILHLMKKEIIADVRDKSSGRETSSVVKYDIIGREKDKENMIESLLIPTSQENVSVSAIVGIGGLGKTALAQLVYNDEKVKNYFEKKMWVCVSEDFDVKLLVKKILECATDEEVPNLELEQMHNRLKEKLGEKRYLLVLDDVWNEDKEKWDGLKDYLLVGAPGSKILVTTRSTIVTLVMGVDFSYILQGLTENEAWDLFEKLAFGEGHGAVNPNIIKIGKEMVKKCKGVPLAIRSLGSLMHLKTKESEWSSILESELWRSFQENEDVLSVLKLSYYHLPTYLRQCFTYCAMFPKYYEFNKETLIHLWIAQGYIVCSSKDGDLEDLGDQYFKELLSRSFFHMSEKMAHYKVHDLIHDLAQSIAKDRYFSVERICERIHHVYWPFSFNEMGRLVEVKGIRTLFFEGVLEHVESEKDLNMIFSNFEKLRALHLGYVHCRVPNSIAKLKYLRYLQICGYYMEALPKSITNLQNLQTLILSKCSNLRELPRNIKKLIILRCLMIDGCFNLRCMPIGLGKLTCLRHLSDFVVAWDEGDEGSLGAMLNELNGLNQLRGKIVLRNLKNVENVELESKQLILREKKCLQSLELRWIRNYTWYVAEDPNDIVEVEKSELLLQKLEPHPNLQHLTVKTFMGVRFSSWLSSITNLVEIKLHYCTNLKQLPPLDQLPSLKILCLRRLDSL, encoded by the exons ATGGCAGAAGTTGCCTTCAATATCGCAGAACAAGTAATAACAAAGTTGGGGTCAGTTGCTTTCCAAGAAATTGAATTGATAAGTGGTGCCAAAGATGATCTAAAGAAGCTTGAAAATTCTCTAACCACTATCAAAGCTGTACTTATAGATGCTGAGGAGAAGCAAGAGAAGAGCCTTGCAGTAAAGAGTTGGCTGAGGAGGCTTCAAGATATTGTGTACGAGGCAGATGAGTTGGTAGATGAGGTTGCAACTAATGACTTGCAGAGGATGGTGCAAGCCCAAAGCCAAGGAAAAGTTGTAACACAG GTATGCAACTTTTTTTCTTCCTCAAATCAAATTTGGTTTCGATCAAAGCTGGCCCATAGAGTTCGGGACATTAGACAGAAGCTAAATGAGGTAGAAAATGAAATTTCTATCCTCCATTTAATGAAGAAAGAAATAATAGCAGATGTGAGAGATAAAAGTAGTGGAAGGGAGACATCATCTGTAGTGAAATATGATATAATAGGAAGGGAAAAAGATAAAGAAAATATGATTGAGTCATTGTTGATTCCAACTAGTCAAGAAAATGTTTCTGTGAGTGCAATTGTTGGTATTGGAGGCTTAGGAAAGACTGCACTTGCTCAGTTGGTGTATAatgatgaaaaagttaaaaattacTTTGAGAAGAAGATGTGGGTATGTGTTTCTGAGGACTTTGATGTAAAATTGCTAGTTAAGAAGATCCTTGAATGCGCAACTGATGAGGAAGTTCCTAACTTAGAACTAGAACAAATGCATAATCGTCTTAAAGAGAAGTTAGGAGAGAAGAGGTATTTGCTGGTCTTAGATGATGTATGGAATGAAGATAAGGAAAAATGGGATGGTTTGAAAGATTACTTGTTAGTGGGTGCCCCAGGAAGTAAAATTTTAGTCACCACTCGTAGCACAATAGTTACATTAGTCATGGGTGTGGATTTCTCATATATTTTGCAAGGTCTAACAGAGAATGAGGCGTGGGATTTATTCGAAAAACTAGCGTTTGGAGAGGGGCATGGTGCAGTCAATCCCAACATAATAAAAATTGGAAAAGAGATGGTAAAGAAATGTAAAGGAGTTCCACTTGCAATAAGGAGTTTAGGAAGCCTCATGCATTTGAAAACTAAAGAGAGTGAGTGGTCTTCCATTTTAGAAAGTGAATTATGGAGGTCATTTCAAGAAAATGAGGATGTTCTTTCTGTTTTGAAGTTGAGTTACTATCACTTGCCCACTTATTTAAGGCAATGTTTCACTTATTGTGCAATGTTTCCTAAATATTATGAATTCAATAAAGAAACGTTGATTCATTTGTGGATAGCACAAGGCTATATTGTTTGTTCAAGTAAGGATGGAGATTTAGAGGATCTTGGAGATCAATACTTCAAAGAATTATTATCTCGATCATTTTTCCATATGTCAGAAAAGATGGCTCATTATAAAGTGCATGATCTTATCCATGATCTAGCACAATCAATAGCAAAGGATAGGTACTTTTCAGTGGAGAGAATTTGTGAAAGAATCCATCATGTGTATTGGCCATTTTCTTTCAATGAAATGGGGAGGCTGGTTGAAGTCAAGGGCATAAGGACATTATTTTTTGAAGGAGTTCTTGAGCATGTGGAATCAGAAAAGGATTTAAACATGATCTTCTCAAATTTTGAAAAGTTACGTGCATTGCATTTGGGATATGTACATTGTAGAGTGCCAAATTCAATAGCAAAATTGAAGTATTTGAGATATCTTCAAATTTGTGGTTATTACATGGAAGCACTCCCAAAGTCCATAACTAATTTGCAAAACTTGCAAACTCTAATACTCTCAAAGTGTAGTAATCTTCGAGAATTGCcgagaaatataaaaaaattgatcatccttaggtgcCTCATGATTGATGGATGTTTCAATCTAagatgcatgccaattggattgGGGAAACTAACTTGTTTGCGCCACCTATCAGATTTTGTGGTGGCATGGGATGAAGGGGATGAAGGCTCTCTGGGGGCTATGCTAAATGAATTGAATGGCCTAAACCAACTTAGGGGAAAGATTGTCCTCCGAAACCTTAAAAATGTGGAAAATGTTGAGCTAGAGTCCAAGCAGTTGATTTTAAGGGAAAAGAAGTGCCTCCAGTCTTTGGAGTTACGCTGGATAAGGAATTACACTTGGTATGTGGCTGAGGACCCTAATGATATTGTTGAAGTTGAAAAGAGTGAATTACTATTACAAAAGCTCGAGCCTCATCCAAATTTACAACACTTGACTGTGAAAACTTTCATGGGTGTGAGATTTTCAAGTTGGTTGTCTTCTATCACTAATTTGGTAGAAATTAAGCTTCATTATTGTACAAATTTGAAGCAACTTCCACCATTGGACCAACTCCCTTCTCTAAAAATCCTTTGTCTCAGAAGGCTTGATTCTCTAGA
- the LOC110662781 gene encoding disease resistance protein RGA2, whose translation MNVQNYFEKKMWVCVSEESDEKLLVKKILECATNDAVPNLELEQMHNSLKRNLEGKRCLLVLDDVWNEVKETWDSLKDYLLVRAPGSTVLVTTRSTRVASTMGVDIPYVLQGLTENEAWDLFKKLAFGEGRGVANPNLIKTGKEMVKKCKGVPLAIRSLGSLMHLKTEEKLPRDIKKLIRLWCLMIDGCENLRCMPIGLGKLTCLRQLSDFVVAWDKGSSRAVLNEVNGLNQLRGRIVLRNLEKVENVELQSKQVNLRENKHLQSLVLCWAKLPSLLAVDEGPSDIIEVEKSELLLEKLEPHPNLQHLTVEHFKDEVPCFWASPSITFFPSLQEIQLKHCTSLRGWWRRNGVELALSFKIDNEELQRFHFHAPVSISPSRAPLGTCQSKVAT comes from the exons ATGAATGTTCAAAATTACTTTGAGAAGAAGATGTGGGTATGTGTTTCTGAGGAATCTGATGAGAAATTGCTAGTTAAGAAGATCCTTGAATGTGCAACTAATGATGCAGTGCCTAATTTAGAACTAGAACAAATGCATAATAGTCTTAAAAGGAATTTAGAAGGGAAGAGGTGTTTGCTGGTCCTAGATGATGTATGGAATGAAGTTAAGGAAACATGGGATAGTTTGAAAGATTACTTGTTAGTGCGTGCCCCAGGAAGTACAGTTTTAGTCACCACTCGTAGCACAAGAGTTGCATCAACCATGGGTGTGGATATCCCATATGTTTTGCAGGGTCTAACAGAAAATGAAGCTTGGGATTTATTTAAAAAACTAGCATTTGGAGAGGGGCGTGGTGTAGCGAATCCTAACCTAATAAAAACTGGAAAAGAGATGGTAAAGAAATGTAAAGGAGTTCCACTTGCAATAAGGAGTTTAGGAAGCCTCATGCATTTGAAAACTGAAGAGA AATTGCCAAGAGATATCAAAAAATTGATCAGGCTTTGGTGCCTCATGATTGATGGATGTGAGAATCTAcgatgcatgccaattggattgGGAAAACTAACTTGTTTGCGTCAACTATCAGATTTTGTGGTGGCATGGGATAAAGGCTCTTCAAGGGCTGTGCTAAATGAAGTGAATGGCCTAAACCAACTTAGGGGAAGGATCGTACTCCGAAACCTTGAAAAAGTGGAAAATGTTGAGCTACAGTCCAAGCAAGTGAATTTAAGGGAAAATAAACACCTTCAGTCTTTGGTGTTATGTTGGGCAAAGCTTCCTTCTCTTTTGGCTGTGGATGAGGGCCCTTCTGATATTATTGAAGTCGAAAAGAGTGAATTATTGTTAGAAAAGCTTGAGCCTCATCCAAATTTACAACACTTGACTGTGGAACATTTCAAGG ATGAGGTGCCTTGCTTTTGGGCATCGCCATCAATTACATTTTTCCCGTCACTGCAAGAGATTCAACTCAAACATTGCACTAGTTTGAGAGGATGGTGGAGGAGGAATGGAGTTGAACTTGCCTTGTCTTTCAAAATTGATAATGAAGAATTGCAAAGATTTCACTTTCATGCCCCTGTTTCCATCTCTCCATCAAGAGCTCCGCTAGGAACATGCCAAAGCAAGGTTGCTACGTGA